From a region of the Archocentrus centrarchus isolate MPI-CPG fArcCen1 chromosome 18, fArcCen1, whole genome shotgun sequence genome:
- the LOC115796689 gene encoding butyrophilin subfamily 2 member A2-like: MRLRRCRCSCRGCRALLLHHVIVCLLLIPKHRGQPLVVGPSQAVVATVGEEIVLPCHIKPEMDASRMRLEWARPDLTPGFVHVWADNKEHVVNKQPSYGGRTSLMIHKLEHGDVSLKLSNVTVSDEGTYRCLVPQVGREVFIKLVVGAASLPFIRVMNRTSSRVVLQCESAGWYPEPELLWLDSEGNLLSAGPTETLRGPDDLYTVSSRVTVEKRHSNNITCRVQQKNINQSRDMYIHLPVLSWYVKLVLVPCLFSVFLAAVLTVHGRRLRIPGHAENEAMIKTADV, from the exons ATGCGTCTGCGCAGATGCAGATGCTcctgcagaggctgcagagctttgcttttacatcaTGTGATTGTCTGCCTTCTCTTAATACCCAAACACAGAG GGCAGCCTCTTGTAGTCGGTCCATCGCAGGCAGTCGTGGCCACAGTAGGCGAGGAGATTGTTTTGCCGTGCCACATTAAACCGGAAATGGACGCCAGCAGGATGAGGCTGGAGTGGGCGAGACCTGACCTGACACCCGGGTTTGTACACGTGTGGGCAGACAATAAAGAACACGTGGTTAACAAACAGCCGTCGTACGGAGGAAGGACGTCACTCATGATCCACAAACTGGAACACGGGGACGTTTCCCTGAAACTCTCCAACGTGACCGTCTCTGATGAGGGAACCTACAGATGCCTTGTTCCACAAGTGGGTCGAGAGGTTTTCATCAAACTTGTTGTTG gtGCGGCCTCCTTGCCATTCATCAGAGTAATGAACAGAACCAGCAGCAGGGTGGTGTTACAGTGTGAGTCTGCAGGCTGGTATCCAGagcctgagctgctgtggttggaCAGTGAGGGAAACCTCCTCTCTGCTGGACCTACAGAGACCCTCAGAGGTCCTGATGACCTCTATACTGTCAGCAGCAGAGTGACTGTGGAGAAGAGACACAGCAACAACATCACCTGCAGAGTCCAACAGAAGAACATCAACCAGAGCAGAGACATGTACATCCATCTCCCAG TCCTTTCCTGGTATGTGAAATTAGTGTTGGTACCGTGCCTCTTCAGTGTCTTCCTGGCTGCCGTACTCACAGTACATGGAAGGCGCCTAAG GATTCCTGGACATGCTGAAAATGAGGCGATGATTAAGACAGCAGATGTGTAA